The Streptomyces kanamyceticus genome window below encodes:
- a CDS encoding M48 family metalloprotease: MTPPPTPQPDPQGPADPTPPPAYPQEPQYPGTPAAPAAPSYPQEPQYPQEPYSPPQPPQPHPHELTLDQRRVHLAERQRGADAAAIGGLFLHVPNFLCSLVIVGMVALFLGGIGLILVLLWLLSGLLIFNRAAEGVIARHLLRLRYPTQQELARLQPVWHEVTARAGVEGRTYQLWIEDSDDLNAVAAAGHIVGVTRFAVDRLPSGQLAAVLAHELGHHIGGHSWSTLLGYWYALPGRLAWRVVRGAAAGVRRFSGCLSCFGAGLIIMVFGGLVAATVQTLYGLPLLLLVMPYAIAATGRRAELRADQQAAALGFAPMLVEVLDQMERAEHSALPLGTHAGHQQDSRARLLASHPDHHTRLHHLQPYLRPRA, translated from the coding sequence ATGACACCACCGCCGACGCCCCAGCCGGACCCACAGGGCCCCGCCGACCCGACGCCGCCACCGGCCTATCCCCAGGAGCCGCAGTACCCGGGCACCCCGGCAGCCCCAGCCGCTCCCTCGTATCCGCAGGAGCCTCAGTACCCCCAGGAGCCCTACTCCCCACCCCAGCCGCCCCAGCCCCACCCCCACGAACTCACCCTCGACCAGCGCCGAGTCCACCTCGCCGAGCGCCAGCGCGGCGCCGACGCCGCCGCCATCGGCGGGCTGTTCCTCCACGTGCCGAACTTCCTCTGCAGCCTGGTGATCGTCGGCATGGTCGCGCTGTTCCTGGGCGGGATCGGCCTGATCCTCGTCCTGCTGTGGCTGCTGAGCGGACTGCTGATCTTCAATCGCGCCGCCGAGGGCGTCATCGCCCGCCACCTGCTGCGGCTGCGCTACCCGACCCAGCAGGAGCTCGCCCGCCTCCAGCCGGTCTGGCACGAGGTCACCGCACGCGCGGGCGTCGAAGGACGTACGTACCAGCTGTGGATCGAGGACAGCGACGACCTGAACGCGGTGGCCGCCGCGGGCCACATCGTCGGCGTCACCCGCTTCGCCGTGGACCGGCTGCCCTCGGGCCAGCTCGCCGCCGTCCTCGCGCACGAGCTCGGCCATCACATCGGCGGCCACTCCTGGTCGACCCTGCTCGGCTACTGGTACGCGCTGCCGGGACGCCTCGCCTGGCGCGTGGTGCGCGGCGCCGCCGCCGGGGTCCGCCGCTTCTCCGGCTGCCTGTCCTGCTTCGGGGCGGGGCTCATCATCATGGTGTTCGGCGGCCTGGTCGCCGCCACCGTCCAGACGCTCTACGGCCTTCCGTTGCTGCTCCTCGTCATGCCGTACGCCATCGCCGCGACGGGCCGCCGCGCGGAGCTCCGCGCCGACCAGCAGGCGGCGGCACTCGGCTTCGCGCCGATGCTCGTCGAGGTCCTCGACCAGATGGAACGCGCCGAGCACTCGGCACTCCCCCTCGGCACCCACGCGGGACACCAGCAGGATTCGCGGGCCCGGCTCCTCGCCTCGCACCCCGACCACCACACCCGCCTGCACCACCTGCAGCCCTACCTGCGGCCGCGGGCCTGA
- a CDS encoding DNA-directed RNA polymerase subunit beta', protein MLDVNFFDELRIGLATADDIRQWSHGEVKKPETINYRTLKPEKDGLFCEKIFGPTRDWECYCGKYKRVRFKGIICERCGVEVTRAKVRRERMGHIELAAPVTHIWYFKGVPSRLGYLLDLAPKDLEKVIYFAAYMITFVDEERRTRDLPSLEAHVSVERQQVENRRDSDLEARAKKLETDLAELEAEGAKADVRRKVREGAEREMKQLRDRAQREIDRLDEVWNRFKNLKVQDLEGDELLYRELRDRFGTYFDGSMGAAALQKRLESFDLDEEAERLREIIRTGKGQKKTRALKRLKVVSAFLQTSNSPKGMVLDCVPVIPPDLRPMVQLDGGRFATSDLNDLYRRVINRNNRLKRLLDLGAPEIIVNNEKRMLQEAVDALFDNGRRGRPVTGPGNRPLKSLSDMLKGKQGRFRQNLLGKRVDYSARSVIVVGPQLKLHQCGLPKAMALELFKPFVMKRLVDLNHAQNIKSAKRMVERGRTVVYDVLEEVIAEHPVLLNRAPTLHRLGIQAFEPQLVEGKAIQIHPLVCTAFNADFDGDQMAVHLPLSAEAQAEARILMLSSNNILKPADGRPVTMPTQDMVLGLFFLTTDGELRDTKGEGRAFGSVAEAIMAFDAGELALQSTVDIRFPVGTIPPRGWVPPVAEEGEQEYQQGDSFRLRTSLGRALFNELLPEDYPFVDYSVGKKQLSEIVNDLAERYPKVIVAATLDNLKAAGFFWATRSGVTVAISDVVVPEAKKAIVKGYEAQDEKVQKQYERGLITKDERTQELIAIWTKATNEVAEAMNANFPKTNPIFMMVDSGARGNMMQMRQIAGMRGLVSNAKNETIPRPIKASFREGLSVLEYFISTHGARKGLADTALRTADSGYLTRRLVDVSQDVIIREEDCGTERGLKLKIAVKGEDGVLRKTENVETSVYARMLAEDVVIDGKVIAPANVDLGDVLIDALVANGVEEVKTRSVLTCESAVGTCAFCYGRSLATGKLVDIGEAVGIIAAQSIGEPGTQLTMRTFHTGGVAGDDITQGLPRVVELFEARTPKGVAPISEAAGRIRIEETEKTKKIVVTPDDGSDETPFPISKRAKVLVREGDHVEVGQKLTFGATNPHDVLRILGQRAVQVHLVGEVQKVYNSQGVSIHDKHIEIIIRQMLRRVTIIESGDAELLPGELVERSKFETENRRVVTEGGHPASGRPQLMGITKASLATESWLSAASFQETTRVLTDAAINAKSDSLIGLKENVIIGKLIPAGTGLSRYRNIRVEPTEEAKAAMYSAVGYDDIDYSPFGTGSGQAVPLEDYDYGPYNQ, encoded by the coding sequence GTGCTCGACGTCAACTTCTTCGACGAGCTGCGGATCGGCCTTGCCACCGCGGACGACATCCGACAGTGGTCGCACGGCGAGGTCAAGAAGCCGGAGACCATCAACTACCGCACGCTCAAGCCCGAGAAGGACGGACTCTTCTGCGAGAAGATCTTCGGTCCGACCCGGGACTGGGAGTGCTACTGCGGCAAGTACAAGCGTGTCCGCTTCAAGGGCATCATCTGTGAGCGCTGTGGCGTCGAGGTCACTCGCGCCAAGGTGCGCCGTGAGCGGATGGGCCACATTGAGCTGGCCGCGCCCGTCACGCACATCTGGTACTTCAAGGGCGTCCCGTCGCGCCTGGGCTACCTCCTCGACCTCGCCCCGAAGGACCTCGAGAAGGTCATCTACTTCGCGGCGTACATGATCACTTTCGTGGACGAGGAGCGCCGCACCCGCGACCTGCCCTCCCTGGAGGCGCACGTCTCCGTGGAGCGCCAGCAGGTCGAGAACCGTCGCGACTCCGACCTGGAGGCCCGCGCCAAGAAGCTCGAGACCGACCTGGCCGAGCTCGAGGCCGAGGGCGCCAAGGCCGACGTGCGCCGCAAGGTGCGCGAAGGTGCCGAGCGCGAGATGAAGCAGCTGCGCGACCGTGCGCAGCGCGAGATCGACCGTCTCGACGAGGTGTGGAACCGCTTCAAGAACCTCAAGGTCCAGGACCTCGAGGGCGACGAGCTGCTCTACCGCGAGCTGCGTGACCGCTTCGGCACGTACTTCGACGGCTCGATGGGTGCCGCGGCGCTGCAGAAGCGCCTGGAGTCCTTCGACCTCGACGAGGAGGCCGAGCGCCTCCGCGAGATCATCCGTACCGGCAAGGGCCAGAAGAAGACCCGTGCGCTCAAGCGCCTCAAGGTCGTCTCCGCGTTCCTGCAGACGAGCAACAGCCCCAAGGGCATGGTGCTCGACTGCGTGCCGGTCATCCCGCCGGACCTGCGTCCGATGGTGCAGCTGGACGGTGGCCGCTTCGCGACCTCCGACCTGAACGACCTGTACCGCCGCGTGATCAACCGCAACAACCGCCTGAAGCGACTCCTTGACCTCGGTGCCCCCGAGATCATCGTGAACAACGAGAAGCGCATGCTTCAGGAGGCCGTCGACGCGCTCTTCGACAACGGCCGTCGTGGTCGCCCGGTCACGGGCCCCGGCAACCGTCCGCTGAAGTCGCTGTCCGACATGCTCAAGGGCAAGCAGGGCCGCTTCCGTCAGAACCTTCTCGGTAAGCGTGTGGACTACTCCGCGCGTTCCGTGATCGTCGTCGGCCCGCAGCTGAAGCTGCACCAGTGTGGTCTGCCGAAGGCCATGGCGCTGGAGCTCTTCAAGCCGTTCGTGATGAAGCGCCTGGTCGACCTGAACCACGCGCAGAACATCAAGTCGGCGAAGCGCATGGTCGAGCGCGGCCGCACGGTCGTGTACGACGTGCTGGAAGAGGTCATCGCCGAGCACCCGGTTCTCCTGAACCGTGCGCCGACGCTGCACCGCCTCGGCATCCAGGCCTTCGAGCCGCAGCTGGTCGAGGGCAAGGCCATCCAGATCCACCCGCTCGTCTGCACCGCGTTCAACGCGGACTTCGACGGTGACCAGATGGCCGTGCACCTGCCGCTCTCCGCGGAGGCGCAGGCCGAGGCCCGCATCCTGATGCTGTCCTCGAACAACATCCTCAAGCCCGCCGACGGCCGTCCGGTCACGATGCCGACCCAGGACATGGTCCTCGGTCTGTTCTTCCTGACCACCGACGGTGAGCTCCGTGACACCAAGGGCGAGGGCCGTGCGTTCGGCTCCGTCGCCGAGGCGATCATGGCGTTCGACGCCGGCGAGCTGGCGCTCCAGTCGACGGTCGACATCCGCTTCCCGGTGGGCACCATCCCGCCGCGTGGCTGGGTGCCGCCGGTCGCCGAGGAGGGCGAGCAGGAGTACCAGCAGGGCGACAGCTTCCGGCTGCGTACGTCCCTGGGCCGCGCGCTCTTCAACGAGCTGCTGCCCGAGGACTACCCGTTCGTCGACTACTCGGTCGGCAAGAAGCAGCTCTCCGAGATCGTCAACGACCTCGCCGAGCGCTACCCCAAGGTCATCGTGGCGGCGACGCTCGACAACCTGAAGGCGGCGGGCTTCTTCTGGGCGACCCGCTCCGGTGTCACCGTGGCCATCTCCGACGTCGTGGTCCCCGAGGCCAAGAAGGCGATCGTCAAGGGCTACGAGGCGCAGGACGAGAAGGTCCAGAAGCAGTACGAGCGCGGTCTGATCACCAAGGACGAGCGCACACAGGAGCTCATCGCGATCTGGACCAAGGCGACCAACGAGGTTGCCGAGGCGATGAACGCGAACTTCCCCAAGACGAACCCCATCTTCATGATGGTTGACTCGGGTGCCCGAGGAAACATGATGCAGATGCGTCAGATCGCCGGTATGCGTGGTCTGGTGTCGAACGCGAAGAACGAGACGATCCCGCGTCCGATCAAGGCCTCGTTCCGCGAGGGCCTCTCGGTCCTTGAGTACTTCATCTCCACGCACGGTGCCCGTAAGGGTCTGGCGGACACGGCTCTCCGTACCGCCGACTCCGGTTACCTCACCCGTCGTCTGGTCGACGTCTCTCAGGACGTCATCATTCGCGAGGAGGACTGTGGCACCGAGCGCGGTCTGAAGCTCAAGATCGCGGTCAAGGGCGAGGACGGTGTGCTCCGCAAGACGGAGAACGTCGAGACCTCGGTGTACGCCCGCATGCTGGCCGAGGACGTCGTCATCGACGGCAAGGTCATCGCGCCGGCCAACGTCGACCTCGGTGACGTCCTCATCGACGCCCTGGTCGCCAACGGCGTCGAGGAGGTCAAGACCCGCTCGGTCCTGACCTGTGAGTCCGCGGTCGGCACCTGTGCCTTCTGCTACGGCCGTTCGCTCGCCACCGGCAAGCTGGTCGACATCGGTGAGGCGGTCGGCATCATCGCCGCCCAGTCCATCGGTGAGCCCGGCACGCAGCTGACGATGCGTACCTTCCACACCGGTGGTGTGGCCGGTGACGACATCACCCAGGGTCTGCCCCGTGTCGTCGAGCTCTTCGAGGCTCGTACGCCCAAGGGTGTCGCCCCGATCTCGGAGGCGGCTGGCCGCATCCGTATCGAGGAGACCGAGAAGACCAAGAAGATCGTCGTCACGCCGGACGACGGCAGCGACGAGACTCCCTTCCCGATCTCGAAGCGCGCCAAGGTCCTCGTGCGTGAGGGTGACCACGTCGAGGTGGGCCAGAAGCTCACCTTCGGTGCCACCAACCCGCACGACGTGCTGCGGATCCTCGGTCAGCGCGCGGTCCAGGTCCACCTGGTCGGCGAAGTCCAGAAGGTCTACAACAGCCAGGGCGTGTCGATCCACGACAAGCACATCGAGATCATCATCCGGCAGATGCTGCGCCGCGTGACGATCATCGAGTCCGGCGACGCGGAGCTGCTGCCGGGCGAGCTCGTCGAGCGCTCGAAGTTCGAGACCGAGAACCGTCGTGTGGTGACGGAAGGCGGCCACCCGGCCTCCGGCCGTCCGCAGCTGATGGGTATCACCAAGGCCTCGCTGGCGACGGAGTCGTGGCTGTCCGCGGCTTCCTTCCAGGAGACGACCAGGGTCCTGACGGACGCGGCGATCAACGCCAAGTCCGACTCCCTGATCGGCCTCAAGGAGAACGTCATCATCGGTAAGCTCATCCCGGCCGGTACGGGTCTTTCCCGCTACCGCAACATCCGGGTCGAGCCGACCGAAGAGGCCAAGGCCGCGATGTACTCGGCCGTCGGCTACGACGACATCGACTACTCGCCGTTCGGCACGGGCTCCGGCCAGGCCGTTCCGCTGGAGGACTACGACTACGGTCCGTACAACCAGTAA
- the rpoB gene encoding DNA-directed RNA polymerase subunit beta: protein MAASRTASTANTNNGASTAPLRISFAKIKEPLEVPNLLALQTESFDWLLGNDAWKARVEAALDSGQDVPTKSGLEEIFEEISPIEDFSGSMSLTFRDHRFEPPKNSIDECKERDFTFAAPLFVTAEFTNNETGEIKSQTVFMGDFPLMTNKGTFVINGTERVVVSQLVRSPGVYFDSSIDKTSDKDIFSAKIIPSRGAWLEMEIDKRDMVGVRIDRKRKQSVTVLLKALGWTTEQILEEFGEYESMRATLEKDHTQGQDDALLDIYRKLRPGEPPTREAAQTLLENLYFNPKRYDLAKVGRYKVNKKLGADAPLDAGILTVEDIIASIKYLVKLHAGEVETVGDSGTSIVVETDDIDHFGNRRLRNVGELIQNQVRTGLARMERVVRERMTTQDVEAITPQTLINIRPVVASIKEFFGTSQLSQFMDQNNPLSGLTHKRRLSALGPGGLSRERAGFEVRDVHPSHYGRMCPIETPEGPNIGLIGSLASYGRVNAFGFVETPYRKVVDGQVTDDVDYLTADEEDRFVIAQANAPLTDDLHYAEPRVLIRRRGGEIDYVPGTDVDYMDVSPRQMVSVATAMIPFLEHDDANRALMGANMMRQAVPLITAEAPLVGTGMEYRCAVDAGDVIKAEKAGVVQEVSADYVTVTNDDGTYTTYRIAKFSRSNQGTSVNQKVVVDEGARVIEGQVLADGPATEEGEMALGKNLLVAFMPWEGHNYEDAIILSQRLVQDDVLSSIHIEEHEVDARDTKLGPEEITRDIPNVSEEVLADLDERGIIRIGAEVVAGDILVGKVTPKGETELTPEERLLRAIFGEKAREVRDTSLKVPHGEIGKVIGVRVFDREEGDELPPGVNQLVRVYVAQKRKITDGDKLAGRHGNKGVISKILPIEDMPFLEDGTPVDIILNPLGVPSRMNPGQVLEIHLGWLASRGWDVSGLADDWAQRLQAIGADQVPAGTNVATPVFDGAREDEISGLFEATIPNRDGDRLVQPSGKANLFDGRSGEPFPEPISVGYMYILKLHHLVDDKLHARSTGPYSMITQQPLGGKAQFGGQRFGEMEVWALEAYGAAYALQELLTIKSDDVTGRVKVYEAIVKGENIPEPGIPESFKVLIKEMQSLCLNVEVLSSDGMSIEMRDTDEDVFRAAEELGIDLSRREPSSVEEV from the coding sequence TTGGCCGCCTCGCGCACTGCCTCGACCGCGAATACGAACAACGGCGCCAGCACCGCCCCGCTGCGCATCTCCTTTGCAAAGATCAAGGAGCCCCTCGAGGTTCCGAACCTTCTTGCGCTGCAGACCGAGAGCTTTGACTGGCTGCTCGGCAATGACGCGTGGAAGGCTCGTGTCGAGGCGGCTCTGGACAGCGGACAGGACGTCCCCACCAAGTCCGGTCTGGAGGAGATCTTCGAGGAGATCTCCCCGATCGAGGACTTCTCCGGGTCGATGTCCCTGACGTTCCGCGACCACCGTTTCGAGCCCCCGAAGAACTCGATCGACGAGTGCAAGGAGCGCGACTTCACGTTCGCCGCCCCGCTCTTCGTCACCGCTGAGTTCACCAACAACGAGACCGGCGAGATCAAGTCCCAGACGGTCTTCATGGGCGATTTCCCGCTCATGACGAACAAGGGCACCTTCGTCATCAACGGCACCGAGCGTGTCGTCGTGTCGCAGCTGGTCCGTTCGCCCGGCGTCTACTTCGATTCCTCGATCGACAAGACGTCCGACAAGGACATCTTCTCCGCCAAGATCATCCCGTCCCGGGGTGCCTGGCTGGAGATGGAGATCGACAAGCGCGACATGGTCGGTGTCCGCATCGACCGCAAGCGCAAGCAGTCGGTCACCGTTCTGCTCAAGGCTCTCGGTTGGACGACCGAGCAGATCCTCGAGGAGTTCGGCGAGTACGAGTCCATGCGCGCCACCCTGGAGAAGGACCACACCCAGGGCCAGGACGACGCGCTGCTCGACATCTACCGCAAGCTCCGTCCGGGCGAGCCGCCGACCCGTGAGGCCGCTCAGACGCTGCTTGAGAACCTCTACTTCAACCCGAAGCGCTACGACCTCGCGAAGGTCGGCCGCTACAAGGTCAACAAGAAGCTGGGTGCGGACGCTCCGCTCGACGCGGGCATCCTCACGGTCGAGGACATCATCGCCTCGATCAAGTACCTGGTGAAGCTGCACGCCGGTGAGGTCGAGACCGTTGGCGACAGCGGCACGTCGATCGTCGTCGAGACCGACGACATCGACCACTTCGGCAACCGTCGTCTGCGCAACGTCGGCGAGCTCATCCAGAACCAGGTCCGTACGGGTCTGGCTCGTATGGAGCGCGTCGTGCGTGAGCGCATGACGACCCAGGACGTCGAGGCGATCACTCCGCAGACCCTGATCAACATTCGCCCGGTCGTGGCGTCGATCAAGGAATTCTTCGGCACCTCGCAGCTGTCGCAGTTCATGGACCAGAACAACCCGCTGTCGGGTCTCACCCACAAGCGCCGTCTGTCGGCGCTTGGCCCGGGTGGTCTCTCCCGTGAGCGGGCGGGCTTCGAGGTCCGTGACGTGCACCCGTCCCACTACGGCCGCATGTGCCCGATCGAGACGCCCGAAGGCCCGAACATCGGTCTGATCGGTTCGCTGGCTTCGTACGGCCGCGTCAACGCGTTCGGCTTCGTCGAGACGCCGTACCGCAAGGTCGTCGACGGCCAGGTCACCGACGACGTCGACTACCTGACGGCCGACGAGGAGGACCGCTTCGTCATCGCGCAGGCCAACGCGCCGCTGACGGACGACCTCCACTACGCCGAGCCGCGCGTCCTGATCCGCCGTCGTGGCGGAGAGATCGACTACGTGCCCGGCACGGACGTCGACTACATGGACGTCTCGCCGCGCCAGATGGTGTCGGTCGCGACCGCGATGATCCCGTTCCTCGAGCACGACGACGCCAACCGCGCGCTCATGGGCGCGAACATGATGCGTCAGGCCGTGCCGCTGATCACCGCCGAGGCCCCCCTCGTCGGCACCGGCATGGAGTACCGCTGTGCGGTCGACGCCGGTGACGTGATCAAGGCCGAGAAGGCGGGTGTGGTCCAGGAGGTCTCCGCGGACTACGTCACCGTCACGAACGACGACGGCACGTACACCACGTACCGCATCGCCAAGTTCTCCCGGTCGAACCAGGGCACCTCCGTCAACCAGAAGGTTGTCGTCGACGAGGGCGCCCGCGTGATCGAGGGCCAGGTCCTGGCCGACGGTCCCGCGACCGAAGAGGGCGAGATGGCCCTCGGCAAGAACCTGCTCGTGGCGTTCATGCCCTGGGAAGGTCACAACTACGAGGACGCGATCATCCTGTCGCAGCGCCTCGTGCAGGACGACGTCCTCTCCTCGATCCACATCGAGGAGCACGAGGTCGACGCCCGTGACACCAAGCTCGGCCCGGAGGAGATCACCCGGGACATCCCGAACGTCTCCGAAGAGGTCCTCGCCGACCTCGACGAGCGCGGCATCATCCGTATCGGTGCCGAGGTCGTCGCCGGTGACATCCTCGTCGGCAAGGTCACGCCCAAGGGTGAGACCGAGCTGACGCCGGAGGAGCGCCTGCTCCGCGCGATCTTCGGTGAGAAGGCGCGCGAGGTGCGCGACACCTCGCTGAAGGTGCCGCACGGCGAGATCGGCAAGGTCATCGGCGTCCGCGTCTTCGACCGTGAAGAGGGCGACGAGCTGCCGCCGGGCGTGAACCAGCTGGTTCGTGTCTACGTGGCGCAGAAGCGCAAGATCACGGACGGCGACAAGCTCGCCGGTCGCCACGGCAACAAGGGTGTTATCTCGAAGATCCTTCCGATCGAGGACATGCCGTTCCTCGAGGACGGAACTCCGGTCGACATCATCCTGAACCCGCTGGGTGTGCCGTCCCGAATGAACCCGGGACAGGTCCTGGAGATCCACCTCGGCTGGCTCGCCAGCCGCGGCTGGGACGTCTCCGGTCTGGCGGACGACTGGGCGCAGCGCCTGCAGGCCATCGGCGCCGACCAGGTGCCCGCGGGCACCAACGTCGCGACCCCGGTCTTCGACGGCGCCCGTGAGGACGAGATCTCCGGTCTCTTCGAGGCCACGATCCCGAACCGCGACGGTGACCGTCTGGTCCAGCCGTCCGGCAAGGCGAACCTGTTCGACGGCCGCTCCGGCGAGCCGTTCCCGGAGCCGATCTCGGTCGGCTACATGTACATCCTCAAGCTGCACCACCTGGTCGACGACAAGCTGCACGCGCGTTCGACCGGTCCGTACTCCATGATCACCCAGCAGCCGCTGGGTGGTAAGGCTCAGTTCGGTGGTCAGCGCTTCGGTGAGATGGAGGTGTGGGCGCTTGAGGCTTATGGCGCCGCGTACGCCCTCCAGGAGCTGCTGACGATCAAGTCCGACGACGTGACCGGCCGCGTGAAGGTCTACGAGGCCATCGTCAAGGGCGAGAACATCCCCGAGCCCGGCATCCCTGAGTCCTTCAAGGTGCTCATCAAGGAAATGCAGTCGCTCTGCCTCAACGTGGAGGTGCTGTCCTCGGACGGCATGTCCATCGAGATGCGTGACACCGACGAGGACGTCTTCCGCGCGGCGGAGGAGCTCGGTATCGACCTGTCCCGGCGCGAGCCGAGCAGCGTCGAAGAGGTCTGA
- the rplL gene encoding 50S ribosomal protein L7/L12 has protein sequence MAKLSQDDLLAQFEEMTLIELSEFVKAFEEKFDVTAAAATVAVAAGAPGAPAEAAEEQDEFDVILTGAGEKKIQVIKVVRELTSLGLKEAKDLVDGTPKPVLEKVTKEAAEKAAESLKGAGASVEVK, from the coding sequence ATGGCGAAGCTGTCCCAGGACGACCTGCTCGCGCAGTTCGAAGAGATGACCCTCATCGAGCTCTCCGAGTTCGTGAAGGCCTTCGAGGAGAAGTTCGACGTCACCGCCGCCGCGGCCACCGTCGCCGTCGCCGCCGGTGCCCCGGGCGCCCCGGCCGAGGCTGCCGAGGAGCAGGACGAGTTCGACGTCATCCTCACCGGCGCCGGCGAGAAGAAGATCCAGGTCATCAAGGTCGTGCGCGAGCTCACCTCCCTGGGCCTCAAGGAGGCCAAGGACCTCGTCGACGGCACCCCGAAGCCGGTCCTCGAGAAGGTCACCAAGGAGGCCGCCGAGAAGGCTGCCGAGTCCCTCAAGGGCGCCGGTGCCTCCGTCGAGGTCAAGTGA
- the rplJ gene encoding 50S ribosomal protein L10 produces the protein MPTPDKAAAVAELTDKFRSSNAAVLTEYRGLTVAQLKQLRRSLGENSEYAVVKNTLTKIAANEAGINTLDDLFTGPTAVAFVTGDPVESAKGLRDFAKENPNLVIKGGVLDGKALSADEFKKLADLESREVLLSKLAGAFKGKQSQAAQLFQALPSKFVRTAEALRAKQAEQGGAE, from the coding sequence ATGCCGACGCCCGACAAGGCTGCCGCGGTAGCCGAGCTCACGGACAAGTTCCGCAGCTCGAACGCCGCCGTGCTGACCGAGTACCGGGGTCTCACCGTGGCCCAGCTCAAGCAGCTGCGCCGTTCGCTCGGTGAGAACTCCGAGTACGCCGTGGTGAAGAACACGCTGACCAAGATCGCGGCCAACGAGGCCGGGATCAACACGCTGGACGACCTGTTCACGGGTCCGACGGCGGTCGCCTTCGTCACCGGTGACCCGGTGGAGTCGGCGAAGGGTCTTCGTGACTTCGCCAAGGAGAACCCCAACCTCGTCATCAAGGGCGGTGTCCTTGACGGCAAGGCGCTGTCCGCCGACGAGTTCAAGAAGCTCGCGGACCTCGAGTCCCGCGAGGTTCTGCTCAGCAAGCTGGCCGGCGCGTTCAAGGGCAAGCAGTCGCAGGCTGCTCAGCTCTTCCAGGCGCTGCCGTCGAAGTTCGTCCGCACCGCGGAGGCGCTTCGTGCCAAGCAGGCCGAGCAGGGCGGTGCCGAGTAA
- a CDS encoding LppX_LprAFG lipoprotein, translated as MSFSVRGGRKRTAGAALAAVLLAGGAVSCGSEKSDKAGADMAPAAAVKKAAAKTEDLTSFTFRMKGSVPGDGRVQADAAMSTKPLAMRMKMSAPDQGPDKVEMRFVGGALYLGGGAAAAKEMDGKSWIKFDAKSLGEKGGKSPASSLSGQADNNPADQSTLLTGSKDLKKVGSESVGGVETTRYTGTVSLDQLHKLAKDGDAATQKRREKSIKQYEDMGIKKLTMDLWVDGEDHTKQFRARGKADKGALDMTVTFLDYNKPVHVEAPPKKLVMDLGEEMKGLQG; from the coding sequence ATGAGTTTTTCTGTACGCGGGGGACGCAAGAGAACCGCTGGCGCGGCGCTGGCGGCCGTGCTGCTGGCCGGCGGCGCGGTCAGCTGCGGGTCGGAGAAGTCCGACAAGGCGGGGGCGGACATGGCGCCCGCGGCGGCCGTGAAGAAGGCCGCGGCCAAGACCGAGGACCTCACGTCGTTCACGTTCCGGATGAAGGGCAGCGTCCCGGGGGACGGGCGGGTCCAGGCCGACGCGGCGATGAGCACCAAGCCGCTCGCCATGCGGATGAAGATGTCCGCGCCCGACCAGGGCCCGGACAAGGTCGAGATGCGGTTCGTCGGTGGCGCGCTCTACCTCGGCGGTGGCGCGGCGGCCGCCAAGGAGATGGACGGCAAGAGCTGGATCAAGTTCGACGCCAAGAGCCTGGGCGAGAAGGGCGGGAAGTCCCCCGCCAGCTCGCTCTCCGGGCAGGCCGACAACAACCCGGCCGACCAGTCCACGCTCCTGACCGGCTCCAAGGACCTCAAGAAGGTCGGCAGCGAGTCCGTCGGCGGCGTCGAGACCACGCGCTACACGGGCACGGTCAGCCTCGACCAGCTGCACAAGCTCGCCAAGGACGGGGACGCGGCGACCCAGAAGCGCCGCGAGAAGAGCATCAAGCAGTACGAGGACATGGGCATCAAGAAGCTCACGATGGACCTGTGGGTCGACGGCGAGGACCACACCAAGCAGTTCCGCGCCCGCGGCAAGGCCGACAAGGGTGCGCTCGACATGACCGTCACCTTCCTCGACTACAACAAGCCGGTGCACGTCGAGGCCCCGCCGAAGAAGCTGGTCATGGACCTCGGCGAGGAGATGAAGGGCCTCCAGGGCTGA
- the rplA gene encoding 50S ribosomal protein L1, translated as MKRSKTLRAADAKIDREKLYAPLEAVRLAKETSSTKFDGTVEVAMRLGVDPRKADQMVRGTVNLPHGTGKTARVLVFATGDRAAAAEAAGADIVGADELIDEVAKGRLDFDAVVATPDLMGKVGRLGRVLGPRGLMPNPKTGTVTPDVVKAVNDIKGGKIEFRVDKHSNLHFIIGKVSFDDTKLVENYAAALEEILRLKPSAAKGRYIKKAAIATTMGPGIPLDSNRTRNLLVEEDPAAV; from the coding sequence GTGAAGCGCAGCAAGACTCTCCGCGCTGCGGACGCCAAGATCGACCGGGAGAAGCTGTACGCCCCGCTCGAGGCCGTCCGTCTCGCCAAGGAGACCTCCTCGACCAAGTTCGACGGCACCGTCGAGGTCGCCATGCGTCTGGGCGTCGACCCGCGCAAGGCCGACCAGATGGTCCGCGGCACCGTGAACCTCCCGCACGGCACCGGCAAGACCGCCCGGGTCCTGGTCTTCGCGACCGGTGACCGTGCTGCGGCCGCGGAAGCCGCTGGGGCCGACATCGTCGGCGCCGACGAGCTCATCGACGAGGTCGCCAAGGGTCGCCTGGACTTCGACGCCGTCGTCGCCACCCCGGACCTCATGGGCAAGGTCGGCCGCCTCGGCCGCGTGCTCGGTCCGCGTGGTCTGATGCCGAACCCGAAGACCGGCACCGTGACCCCCGATGTCGTCAAGGCTGTCAACGACATCAAGGGCGGCAAGATCGAGTTCCGCGTCGACAAGCACTCGAACCTGCACTTCATCATCGGCAAGGTGTCCTTCGACGACACCAAGCTGGTGGAGAACTACGCCGCGGCCCTGGAGGAGATCCTCCGTCTGAAGCCGTCGGCCGCCAAGGGTCGCTACATCAAGAAGGCCGCCATCGCCACCACGATGGGCCCCGGCATTCCGCTGGACTCGAACCGCACGCGCAACCTCCTCGTCGAGGAGGACCCGGCCGCCGTCTGA